In Carya illinoinensis cultivar Pawnee chromosome 9, C.illinoinensisPawnee_v1, whole genome shotgun sequence, the following are encoded in one genomic region:
- the LOC122275743 gene encoding uncharacterized protein LOC122275743 isoform X3, with protein sequence MAAANGPSLLIVGRIFVGLGVGMASMTAPLYISEASPAKIRGALVSTNGFLITGGQFLAYLINLAFTKAPGTWRWMLGVAGLPALIQFVLMLLLPESPRWLYRKGREEEAETLLRKIYSADEVEAEIQALKESVEAEIQAKGSSGKITYAELLKTKTVRRGLCAGVGLQVFQQFVGINTVMYYSPTIVQLAGIASNQTALLLSLVTAGLNAFGSIVSIYFIDRTGRKKLLIISLFGVILSLGLLSGIFYHTSTHSPLLTATVTSKFKNYTCPDYSSAVNANSWDCMKCLKASSTDCGFCASSTNKLLPGECLISNDTVKDSCRGEDRLWYTKGCPSKTGWLALVGLALYIIFFSPGMGTVPWIVNSEIYPLRYRGICGGIAATANWISNLIVAQSFLTLTHAIGTSWTFLIFGIISVVALFFVLICVPETKGLPIEEVEKMLELRALHFRFWEKSAAANYKN encoded by the exons ATGGCTGCTGCTAATGGTCCATCTCTTCTTATAGTTGGACGTATTTTTGTTGGACTAGGAGTTGGAATGGCATCAATGACAGCTCCTTTGTACATCTCTGAAGCTTCCCCAGCAAAAATCCGCGGTGCCCTTGTTAGTACCAATGGATTTCTTATAACTGGAGGCCAGTTCCTTGCATACCTTATCAACTTGGCCTTCACCAAG GCACCTGGTACGTGGCGATGGATGCTTGGAGTTGCAGGACTTCCTGCCCTGATTCAGTTTGTGTTAATGTTGCTTCTTCCAGAGTCACCCCGTTGGCTATACCGCAAG gGAAGGGAAGAAGAGGCAGAAACCTTACTAAGGAAAATATACTCCGCCGATGAGGTAGAAGCAGAGATCCAAGCTCTAAAGGAATCAGTTGAGGCAGAGATCCAGGCAAAAGGATCGTCTGGAAAGATTACCTATGCTGAACTATTGAAAACTAAAACAGTAAGGAGAGGACTATGCGCTGGAGTTGGCCTTCAGGTCTTCCAGCAGTTTGTGGGCATAAACACCGTTATGTACTACAGCCCCACCATAGTTCAATTAGCTGGAATTGCATCTAATCAAACTGCACTCCTCCTCTCACTCGTCACTGCTGGTCTCAATGCCTTCGGCTCTATTGTGAGCATCTACTTTATTGACAGGACTGGGAGGAAGAAGCTTCTAATTATTAGTTTGTTTGGTGTTATACTCTCACTTGGGCTTTTATCAGGGATATTTTATCATACTTCGACCCATTCGCCATTGCTTACAGCAACTGTAacttctaaatttaaaaattacaccTGCCCAGATTACAGTTCTGCTGTAAACGCCAACAGTTGGGACTGTATGAAGTGTTTGAAGGCTTCATCTACAGACTGTGGGTTCTGTGCCTCAAGCACTAATAAG CTACTTCCAGGGGAGTGTTTGATTTCAAATGACACAGTGAAGGACTCGTGCCGCGGAGAAGACAGGCTATGGTACACCAAGGGATGTCCTAGCAAAACTGGATGGCTTGCACTTGTAGGCCTGGCACTTTACATCATATTCTTCTCCCCTGGAATGGGAACTGTCCCATGGATTGTCAACTCCGAGATATATCCTCTAAGATATCGAGGCATCTGTGGAGGAATCGCCGCCACAGCAAACTGGATCTCAAACCTCATTGTTGCACAGTCCTTCCTGACTTTAACGCATGCAATTGGGACTTCCTGGACGTTCCTCATTTTCGGGATCATTTCAGTTGTAGCCCTGTTCTTTGTCTTGATCTGCGTCCCAGAAACAAAGGGACTTCCAATCGAGGAGGTGGAGAAGATGCTGGAGCTTAGAGCTTTGCACTTCAGGTTCTGGGAGAAAAGCGCAGCCGCAAATTACAAGAACTAA
- the LOC122275743 gene encoding uncharacterized protein LOC122275743 isoform X1, which translates to MEGGLHIEADSSAFRDCFSLAWKNPYVLRLAFSAGIGGLLFGYDTGVISGALLYIEDDFEEVDRKTFLQETIVSMAVAGAIIGAAVGGWLNDRFGRRTAILIADFLFFVGAVIMAAANGPSLLIVGRIFVGLGVGMASMTAPLYISEASPAKIRGALVSTNGFLITGGQFLAYLINLAFTKAPGTWRWMLGVAGLPALIQFVLMLLLPESPRWLYRKGREEEAETLLRKIYSADEVEAEIQALKESVEAEIQAKGSSGKITYAELLKTKTVRRGLCAGVGLQVFQQFVGINTVMYYSPTIVQLAGIASNQTALLLSLVTAGLNAFGSIVSIYFIDRTGRKKLLIISLFGVILSLGLLSGIFYHTSTHSPLLTATVTSKFKNYTCPDYSSAVNANSWDCMKCLKASSTDCGFCASSTNKLLPGECLISNDTVKDSCRGEDRLWYTKGCPSKTGWLALVGLALYIIFFSPGMGTVPWIVNSEIYPLRYRGICGGIAATANWISNLIVAQSFLTLTHAIGTSWTFLIFGIISVVALFFVLICVPETKGLPIEEVEKMLELRALHFRFWEKSAAANYKN; encoded by the exons GAGTGATTTCAGGAGCACTTCTTTACATAGAAGATGACTTCGAGGAGGTGGATAGAAAGACTTTCTTGCAG GAGACCATAGTGAGCATGGCAGTTGCAGGAGCAATCATTGGAGCTGCAGTTGGTGGATGGCTGAATGACCGCTTTGGACGGAGAACTGCAATCTTAATAGCAGACTTTCTGTTCTTTGTAGGTGCTGTGATCATGGCTGCTGCTAATGGTCCATCTCTTCTTATAGTTGGACGTATTTTTGTTGGACTAGGAGTTGGAATGGCATCAATGACAGCTCCTTTGTACATCTCTGAAGCTTCCCCAGCAAAAATCCGCGGTGCCCTTGTTAGTACCAATGGATTTCTTATAACTGGAGGCCAGTTCCTTGCATACCTTATCAACTTGGCCTTCACCAAG GCACCTGGTACGTGGCGATGGATGCTTGGAGTTGCAGGACTTCCTGCCCTGATTCAGTTTGTGTTAATGTTGCTTCTTCCAGAGTCACCCCGTTGGCTATACCGCAAG gGAAGGGAAGAAGAGGCAGAAACCTTACTAAGGAAAATATACTCCGCCGATGAGGTAGAAGCAGAGATCCAAGCTCTAAAGGAATCAGTTGAGGCAGAGATCCAGGCAAAAGGATCGTCTGGAAAGATTACCTATGCTGAACTATTGAAAACTAAAACAGTAAGGAGAGGACTATGCGCTGGAGTTGGCCTTCAGGTCTTCCAGCAGTTTGTGGGCATAAACACCGTTATGTACTACAGCCCCACCATAGTTCAATTAGCTGGAATTGCATCTAATCAAACTGCACTCCTCCTCTCACTCGTCACTGCTGGTCTCAATGCCTTCGGCTCTATTGTGAGCATCTACTTTATTGACAGGACTGGGAGGAAGAAGCTTCTAATTATTAGTTTGTTTGGTGTTATACTCTCACTTGGGCTTTTATCAGGGATATTTTATCATACTTCGACCCATTCGCCATTGCTTACAGCAACTGTAacttctaaatttaaaaattacaccTGCCCAGATTACAGTTCTGCTGTAAACGCCAACAGTTGGGACTGTATGAAGTGTTTGAAGGCTTCATCTACAGACTGTGGGTTCTGTGCCTCAAGCACTAATAAG CTACTTCCAGGGGAGTGTTTGATTTCAAATGACACAGTGAAGGACTCGTGCCGCGGAGAAGACAGGCTATGGTACACCAAGGGATGTCCTAGCAAAACTGGATGGCTTGCACTTGTAGGCCTGGCACTTTACATCATATTCTTCTCCCCTGGAATGGGAACTGTCCCATGGATTGTCAACTCCGAGATATATCCTCTAAGATATCGAGGCATCTGTGGAGGAATCGCCGCCACAGCAAACTGGATCTCAAACCTCATTGTTGCACAGTCCTTCCTGACTTTAACGCATGCAATTGGGACTTCCTGGACGTTCCTCATTTTCGGGATCATTTCAGTTGTAGCCCTGTTCTTTGTCTTGATCTGCGTCCCAGAAACAAAGGGACTTCCAATCGAGGAGGTGGAGAAGATGCTGGAGCTTAGAGCTTTGCACTTCAGGTTCTGGGAGAAAAGCGCAGCCGCAAATTACAAGAACTAA
- the LOC122275743 gene encoding uncharacterized protein LOC122275743 isoform X2, translated as MWLKTEGFVERVRQWWVSYHFQGTPSFILAGKLKALKRDLKLWNTHSFGDLRDNEERKMREIQEIEQIQEVRSLTQVEVERRTLLGEELERIILMEEISWRQKSRALWLREEDRCTKFFHRVANSHRRNNNIAMLKIDSTKCREEHAIKVHIVGFYEQLLTEPMSWRPFPYGLVFDFIGESDVFRTEQAFEEEEVSEVVQKLAKDKAPGPDGFSMSFFQECWDVVKEDIMKVFQELHEAGKFEKSLNTTFIALIPKKVGANEVSAYRPISLVSGVYKIISKVLANRLSEVVGKIISKPQNAFVKGRQILDAALIANECVDSRMKNGGNGIICKLDMEKAYDHVNWDFLLYILGRCGFGEKWRAWIRWCVSTAKVSVLLNGSPAGFFHSSRGLRQGDPLSPLLFVVVMEGLGRMMSALSRNGLVGGFSVGTQARGITNISHILFADDTLILCDADQSQVRTLKAMLLCFEAVSRLKVNLISPR; from the coding sequence ATGTGGTTGAAGACGGAAGGCTTTGTGGAACGAGTAAGACAGTGGTGGGTGTCCTATCACTTTCAGGGTACTCCTAGTTTTATCCTTGCGGGCAAACTGAAAGCTTTAAAACGAGATTTGAAGCTTTGGAATACACATTCTTTCGGTGATCTAAGGGATAAcgaagaaaggaaaatgagggAGATTCAGGAAATCGAACAAATTCAAGAGGTTAGATCTCTTACCCAAGTAGAGGTTGAGCGGAGGACTTTGTTGGGTGAGGAGCTGGAGAGAATTATTCTGATGGAAGAGATTTCATGGCGGCAAAAATCAAGAGCCTTGTGGCTTAGGGAAGAAGATCGTTGCACCAAGTTTTTCCACCGGGTCGCAAATTCTCATAGGAGAAACAATAATATTGCGATGCTGAAAATTGATAGTACGAAGTGCAGGGAAGAACACGCTATTAAGGTCCATATAGTTGGCTTCTACGAGCAACTTCTTACTGAACCGATGAGTTGGCGGCCATTCCCTTATGGCTTGGTTTTTGACTTCATTGGGGAGAGTGATGTTTTTCGAACGGAACAGgcttttgaagaagaggaagtgtCGGAGGTTGTGCAAAAATTGGCCAAGGATAAGGCTCCGGGACCGGATGGGTTTTCTATGAGTTTTTTCCAAGAATGCTGGGATGTGGTTAAGGAAGACATTATGAAGGTTTTTCAAGAACTTCATGAGGCTGGAAAATTCGAAAAAAGCCTAAATACAACTTTCATAGCATTAATCCCGAAGAAGGTGGGGGCTAATGAGGTAAGTGCATATCGTCCCATCAGCTTGGTTAGTGGTGTTTACAAGATTATTTCCAAAGTGTTGGCAAACAGGCTTAGTGAGGTGGTAGGGAAGATTATCTCTAAgcctcaaaatgcctttgttaaaGGTAGACAAATCCTCGATGCAGCTCTCATTGCAAATGAGTGTGTGGATAGTAGAATGAAGAATGGTGGTAATGGAATAATTTGCAagctggatatggagaaggcttaTGATCACGTAAACTGGGATTTTCTACTATATATCCTtgggagatgtggttttggcgAGAAATGGAGAGCATGGATCCGCTGGTGTGTGTCAACGGCGAAAGTCTCTGTGTTGTTAAATGGTAGTCCAGCTGGTTTTTTTCATAGTTCACGAGGCCTGAGACAGGGTGATCCGTTGTCGCcacttttgtttgttgttgtgatGGAAGGGCTGGGCAGGATGATGTCGGCTTTAAGTCGAAATGGCTTGGTGGGCGGTTTTTCGGTTGGAACCCAGGCGAGAGGCATTACTAATATATCTCATAtactctttgcagatgataccctTATTCTTTGTGATGCAGATCAGAGTCAGGTGCGGACTTTGAAGGCGATGCTTCTGTGTTTTGAAGCAGTGTCTAGATTAAAAGTGAATTTGATAAGTCCGAGATAG